In Belonocnema kinseyi isolate 2016_QV_RU_SX_M_011 chromosome 4, B_treatae_v1, whole genome shotgun sequence, a single window of DNA contains:
- the LOC117171553 gene encoding uncharacterized protein LOC117171553 has product MSLEHECLAEKSINRSLMNKPFKGQVFSLASNHLYPPPDRKKLTNREVRDAVDKSDLWFYIPPWQLPRVEFTCLKCRQISIRNTPMTEIIFMAKKNLAFNGILGDLKISIPHFGKAKIKSVVIMKNARKTDKKSRNIDKKKEREKNDKLHFEKFHFELSR; this is encoded by the exons ATGTCGCTCGAGCATGAATGTCTTGCTGAAAAATCAATTAATCGTTCTTTGATGAATAAACC ATTCAAAGGACAAGTATTTAGTTTAGCCTCCAATCATCTTTATCCTCCTCCTGATCGAAAAAAATTGACGAATCGCGAGGTAAGGGATGCTGTCGATAAGAGCGATCTCTGGTTTTATATACCCCCATGGCAACTTCCGAGGGTAGAATTTACGTGCCTGAAATGTCGTCAAATTTCCATCAGAAATACACCCATGACGGAAATTATTTTtatggcaaaaaaaaatttggcatTCAATGGAATTTTGGGGGATTTAAAAATCTCCATCCCACATTTTGGGAAAGCGAAAATTAAATCCGTCGTGATAATGAAAAATGCTAGAAAAACGGACAAAAAAAGcagaaatattgataaaaaaaaagaaagagaaaaaaatgataaattgcatTTCGAAAAATTCCATTTCGAATTGTCGCGATAG